In Necator americanus strain Aroian chromosome IV, whole genome shotgun sequence, the following proteins share a genomic window:
- a CDS encoding hypothetical protein (NECATOR_CHRIV.G17207.T1): protein MRLTFFIKNDTTMRRGKQDEKKAEQERLQNILLDMLKEDENKYCADCQAKTPRWAAWNLGVFICIRCAGIHRNLGVHISKVRSVNLDSWTAEQVQSMRVMGNEKARKAYEHSLPDHFRRSMADHQMEQFIRAKYEQKRYMMPNFVYPRVDVNDLPKAGQSVTKHRSTTAATSLTSPTSIRVPALAAASPTPKQQSAVVSDLLDFSSPASPSNQANGDHSLTGDLASLSLTSEQNASATKSSDLDDMFGSFASAPAIDTAVATAASEQASPTGSVKQQDSQTVATSQAAGDLMSLSTGGAVNGEKKSNADILSLFGDQSKGPLHPIMPVGGFAAFGLQAVPPQAQQQMPGAVFGAPSVGTATMSGTPMGAPSTALPPMTAPFGGMVPQHPYGFPNPFEQQGGGGPMMLQGTQFGMMAPAPKSPPSTMQQHSPSTPSAYSTRANNAFADLSIGKVLNMNYMGGKQSVPPTSTKAQPASTPSNMNFDDLLGL, encoded by the exons ATGCGCTTGACCTTCTTCATTAAAAAT GATACGACAATGCGTCGTGGAAAACAGGATGAGAAGAAGGCAGAGCAGGAACGACTTCAGAATATTCTCCTGGATATGctgaaagaagatgaaaataaatattgtgCCGATTGTCAAGCCAAGACACCCAG atGGGCTGCCTGGAATCTTGGGGTTTTCATTTGTATTCGTTGTGCAGGAATTCATCGGAACCTAGGCGTTCATATTTCTAAG GTACGTTCCGTCAATCTAGATTCATGGACAGCGGAACAGGTGCAGTCTATGCGGGTTATGGGTAACGAAAAAGCGCGTAAG GCTTACGAGCATTCCCTTCCGGATCATTTCCGCCGATCAATGGCCGACCATCAGATGGAGCAATTCATTCGTGCTAAGTACGAACAGAAAAG ATATATGATGCCAAATTTCGTTTATCCTCGTGTAGATGTTAACGATTTACCTAAAGCGGGTCAATCAGTCACGAAACACAGAAGTACTACTGCTGCAACTTCACTTACATCG CCGACTAGTATACGGGTACCTGCTTTAGCAGCAGCCTCTCCTACACCTAAACAACAATCCGCTGTCGTTAGTGATCTCTTGGATTTCTCATCACCAGCTAGTCCATCGAATCAGGCTAATGGGGATCATTCGCTTACTGGAGACTTGGCATCTCTTTCTCTCACGAGCGAACAG AACGCATCTGCAACAAAGTCGTCAGATCTCGACGACATGTTTGGATCGTTTGCCTCCGCTCCTGCCATAGACACAGCTGTGGCAACTGCTGCATCGGAACAAGCATCACCTACGGGATCTGTTAAGCAGCAGGACTCACAAACTGTGGCGACCTCGCAAGCTGCGGGTGATCTTATGTCGTTGTCTACAGGCGGCGCTGTGAACGGTGAAAAGAAGTCTAACGCGGACATTCTTTCCCTTTTTGGAGACCAGTCAAAG GGTCCATTGCACCCTATCATGCCTGTTGGAGGTTTTGCAGCATTTGGGCTCCAAGCTGTTCCACCTCAGGCTCAACAGCAAATGCCAGGAGCGGTCTTCGGTGCTCCTTCTGTAGGAACAGCAACAATGAGTGGGACACCGATGGGTGCTCCTAGTACGGCTTTACCACCTATGACTGCACCGTTCGGTGGAATGGTCCCACAACACCCATATGGTTTCCCGAATCCTTTCGAACAacaaggaggaggaggaccGATGATGTTGCAAGGCACACAGTTTGGAATGATGGCTCCCGCTCCGAAGAGTCCTCCATCAACGATGCAGCAACACTCACCAAGCACACCATCTGCCTACTCAACGCGAGCTAACAATGCGTTTGCGGATCTTTCTATTGGGAAG GTTCTGAACATGAACTATATGGGCGGAAAGCAGTCGGTACCTCCAACTTCCACAAAGGCGCAGCCGGCTTCAACCCCATCTAACATGAACTTCGATGACTTACTCGGGTTGTAG
- a CDS encoding hypothetical protein (NECATOR_CHRIV.G17207.T2), with protein MRLTFFIKNDTTMRRGKQDEKKAEQERLQNILLDMLKEDENKYCADCQAKTPRWAAWNLGVFICIRCAGIHRNLGVHISKVRSVNLDSWTAEQVQSMRVMGNEKARKAYEHSLPDHFRRSMADHQMEQFIRAKYEQKRYMMPNFVYPRVDVNDLPKAGQSVTKHRSTTAATSLTSPTSIRVPALAAASPTPKQQSAVVSDLLDFSSPASPSNQANGDHSLTGDLASLSLTSEQNASATKSSDLDDMFGSFASAPAIDTAVATAASEQASPTGSVKQQDSQTVATSQAAGDLMSLSTGGAVNGEKKSNADILSLFGDQSKGPLHPIMPVGGFAAFGLQAVPPQAQQQMPGAVFGAPSVGTATMSGTPMGAPSTALPPMTAPFGGMVPQHPYGFPNPFEQQGGGGPMMLQGTQFGMMAPAPKSPPSTMQQHSPSTPSAYSTRANNAFADLSIGKVLNMNYMGGKQSVPPTSTKAQPASTPSNMNFDDLLGAKEVHDINQSLWRRASDVPTLSTTIPNRLRCLYPPGQGVLPIYRSWRQRKNCCDEGASFPSFLKVKDKRTKCPAIISLHRIPYSFDFPSESFETNLVPIYQP; from the exons ATGCGCTTGACCTTCTTCATTAAAAAT GATACGACAATGCGTCGTGGAAAACAGGATGAGAAGAAGGCAGAGCAGGAACGACTTCAGAATATTCTCCTGGATATGctgaaagaagatgaaaataaatattgtgCCGATTGTCAAGCCAAGACACCCAG atGGGCTGCCTGGAATCTTGGGGTTTTCATTTGTATTCGTTGTGCAGGAATTCATCGGAACCTAGGCGTTCATATTTCTAAG GTACGTTCCGTCAATCTAGATTCATGGACAGCGGAACAGGTGCAGTCTATGCGGGTTATGGGTAACGAAAAAGCGCGTAAG GCTTACGAGCATTCCCTTCCGGATCATTTCCGCCGATCAATGGCCGACCATCAGATGGAGCAATTCATTCGTGCTAAGTACGAACAGAAAAG ATATATGATGCCAAATTTCGTTTATCCTCGTGTAGATGTTAACGATTTACCTAAAGCGGGTCAATCAGTCACGAAACACAGAAGTACTACTGCTGCAACTTCACTTACATCG CCGACTAGTATACGGGTACCTGCTTTAGCAGCAGCCTCTCCTACACCTAAACAACAATCCGCTGTCGTTAGTGATCTCTTGGATTTCTCATCACCAGCTAGTCCATCGAATCAGGCTAATGGGGATCATTCGCTTACTGGAGACTTGGCATCTCTTTCTCTCACGAGCGAACAG AACGCATCTGCAACAAAGTCGTCAGATCTCGACGACATGTTTGGATCGTTTGCCTCCGCTCCTGCCATAGACACAGCTGTGGCAACTGCTGCATCGGAACAAGCATCACCTACGGGATCTGTTAAGCAGCAGGACTCACAAACTGTGGCGACCTCGCAAGCTGCGGGTGATCTTATGTCGTTGTCTACAGGCGGCGCTGTGAACGGTGAAAAGAAGTCTAACGCGGACATTCTTTCCCTTTTTGGAGACCAGTCAAAG GGTCCATTGCACCCTATCATGCCTGTTGGAGGTTTTGCAGCATTTGGGCTCCAAGCTGTTCCACCTCAGGCTCAACAGCAAATGCCAGGAGCGGTCTTCGGTGCTCCTTCTGTAGGAACAGCAACAATGAGTGGGACACCGATGGGTGCTCCTAGTACGGCTTTACCACCTATGACTGCACCGTTCGGTGGAATGGTCCCACAACACCCATATGGTTTCCCGAATCCTTTCGAACAacaaggaggaggaggaccGATGATGTTGCAAGGCACACAGTTTGGAATGATGGCTCCCGCTCCGAAGAGTCCTCCATCAACGATGCAGCAACACTCACCAAGCACACCATCTGCCTACTCAACGCGAGCTAACAATGCGTTTGCGGATCTTTCTATTGGGAAG GTTCTGAACATGAACTATATGGGCGGAAAGCAGTCGGTACCTCCAACTTCCACAAAGGCGCAGCCGGCTTCAACCCCATCTAACATGAACTTCGATGACTTACTCGG AGCAAAGGAAGTGCACGACATTAATCAATCCCTGTGGAGACGCGCTTCGGATGTCCCCACACTTTCGACTACAATtccgaatcgtttgag GtgtctttatcctcccggacaaggagtgctgccaatttatcgatcctggAGGCAAAGAAAGAATTG